The following proteins come from a genomic window of Lachnoclostridium phytofermentans ISDg:
- the sigE gene encoding RNA polymerase sporulation sigma factor SigE: MLLKITIQNKFQFRMIPSFRELFLKKKGEIHYIGGAEVLPAPLDAKREADAIMKLGTPDDVEAKSLLVEHNLRLVVYIAKKFDNTGVGVEDLISIGTIGLIKAINTFNPDKNIKLATYASRCIENEILMYLRRNSKTKLEVSIDEPLNVDWDGNELLLSDILGTEEDVIYKNIEDEVDKKLLGRALSKLNDREKIIVSLRFGLNTADGNERTQKEVADMLGISQSYISRLEKKIIKRLKKEMLRCE, encoded by the coding sequence ATGCTATTAAAAATCACAATCCAAAATAAATTTCAGTTCCGTATGATACCAAGTTTTCGTGAGTTATTCTTGAAGAAAAAAGGGGAAATTCACTATATTGGGGGTGCTGAAGTTTTGCCGGCTCCTTTGGATGCCAAGAGAGAAGCAGATGCAATTATGAAACTTGGTACACCGGATGATGTGGAGGCGAAATCATTACTAGTAGAACATAACTTAAGGCTGGTAGTTTACATAGCAAAAAAATTTGATAATACAGGCGTAGGGGTAGAGGATTTAATCTCAATAGGGACGATTGGGCTAATTAAGGCGATAAACACGTTTAATCCGGATAAAAATATTAAATTGGCTACTTATGCCTCTCGTTGCATCGAAAATGAAATCCTGATGTATTTACGTAGAAATAGTAAAACAAAGCTTGAGGTATCTATTGATGAGCCGCTTAATGTAGATTGGGACGGTAATGAATTGTTATTGTCTGATATCCTTGGTACGGAGGAAGATGTAATATACAAAAACATAGAAGACGAAGTCGATAAGAAACTCCTTGGTAGAGCACTTTCTAAATTAAATGACCGTGAAAAAATTATAGTTTCGTTACGATTTGGTTTAAACACTGCAGATGGTAACGAACGTACACAAAAAGAAGTGGCAGATATGCTAGGGATTTCGCAGTCTTATATTTCTCGTTTGGAGAAGAAGATAATTAAGCGTTTAAAAAAGGAAATGCTACGATGTGAATAA
- a CDS encoding sigma-E processing peptidase SpoIIGA, with the protein MQLEVYIDVLFIVNFVMDLVLLIIVKRLRRQEGKLYRLVLGSIAGAALSCLVNIYFMSDIFLYLLIGYGLTGFLMTMITFGVQNKRAFISNYLVLLITTFVLGGMVNSLYLNTQTRYYLNLMYQELLQGEKRTATIVIITIITLLLFSFVCIIWRQNRKKEEELYSVELYIEDEPILCKGLMDTGNSLRDPVSGKPVIVVDEKLLEKEMNQLKELHPNRIRVIPYSSVGKHNGLLFGIRLKKIIISNSNDCICNHEVVAALSNQGFANREAYQVLLHTDLLGIIGGQESQMGK; encoded by the coding sequence TTGCAACTCGAAGTATATATCGATGTACTCTTTATTGTTAACTTTGTTATGGATCTAGTTTTATTAATCATTGTGAAAAGATTGCGCCGCCAGGAAGGAAAACTATATCGATTAGTTCTTGGTTCTATTGCTGGTGCCGCATTATCGTGTTTGGTCAATATATATTTTATGTCAGATATTTTTTTATATCTGCTCATAGGTTATGGATTGACTGGCTTTCTTATGACTATGATTACTTTTGGAGTCCAAAATAAGCGTGCATTTATAAGTAATTATCTTGTATTACTAATAACCACCTTTGTTCTTGGAGGAATGGTGAATTCACTTTATCTAAATACCCAAACAAGATATTACTTAAATCTCATGTATCAAGAGTTATTACAAGGAGAGAAGAGGACTGCTACGATTGTCATCATCACTATCATTACTTTGTTGCTTTTTAGCTTCGTCTGTATAATATGGAGGCAAAATAGAAAGAAGGAAGAAGAGTTGTACTCAGTAGAGCTCTACATAGAGGATGAGCCTATTTTGTGCAAGGGATTAATGGATACAGGGAACTCGTTAAGAGATCCGGTTTCCGGAAAACCAGTAATAGTCGTGGATGAAAAACTATTAGAGAAAGAAATGAATCAATTAAAGGAATTACATCCAAATCGTATTCGCGTTATTCCGTATAGTTCTGTTGGTAAACATAACGGTCTTTTATTTGGAATCCGATTGAAGAAGATTATTATAAGTAATTCAAATGACTGTATCTGTAATCATGAAGTTGTCGCTGCTTTGTCAAATCAAGGATTTGCAAATCGGGAGGCCTATCAGGTATTGTTACATACAGATCTTTTGGGGATTATAGGTGGACAGGAAAGTCAAATGGGAAAATGA
- the ftsZ gene encoding cell division protein FtsZ: MLEIRMNESDSAAKILVIGVGGAGNNAVNRMIEENILGVEFVCVNTDKQHLKNCKAPQCVQIGEKLTKGLGAGAQPEVGEKAAEESREELTEIIKGSDMVFVTCGMGGGTGTGAAPVVASIAKSMGILTVGIVTKPFKFEAKQRMNNAVNGIEKLKESVDTLIVIPNDKLLEIVDRRTTMPDALRKADEVLQQGVQGITDLINVPGLINLDFADVQTVMKDKGIAHIGIGIATGDDKCTEAVKQAITSPLLETTIEGASHVIINISGDLSLIEANEAATFVQELAGDSANIIFGAMYDESVPDQAVITVIATGLEEKGSKNQVKTPSFMRNDAPTTNKVGIASGTLPTYNKPVTNPQINTNTNTNTNTNSYVRQPQPNNYTNQSFGQVSNAPSESGGIKIPEFLQKNRNK, from the coding sequence TTGCTTGAGATAAGAATGAATGAATCGGATTCTGCTGCAAAGATACTTGTAATTGGAGTTGGTGGAGCAGGTAATAATGCGGTAAACCGTATGATTGAAGAAAATATATTGGGTGTTGAATTTGTTTGTGTAAATACGGACAAGCAGCACTTAAAAAATTGTAAGGCTCCTCAATGTGTACAAATTGGTGAGAAACTTACCAAAGGACTTGGAGCTGGAGCACAGCCTGAGGTTGGTGAAAAGGCAGCAGAGGAAAGTAGGGAAGAATTAACCGAAATTATCAAAGGTTCTGATATGGTGTTCGTAACCTGCGGAATGGGTGGTGGTACTGGAACAGGTGCTGCACCAGTTGTTGCTTCTATTGCAAAAAGCATGGGAATTCTTACAGTAGGTATTGTGACTAAGCCATTTAAGTTTGAAGCAAAACAACGTATGAATAATGCGGTGAATGGCATTGAGAAGTTAAAAGAAAGTGTTGATACTTTAATCGTCATTCCGAATGATAAATTATTAGAAATAGTTGACAGACGTACTACAATGCCAGATGCTTTAAGAAAAGCAGATGAGGTATTGCAACAGGGTGTGCAGGGTATTACAGACCTTATTAATGTACCAGGACTTATTAATCTTGACTTTGCTGACGTTCAGACAGTTATGAAAGATAAGGGCATCGCACACATTGGAATCGGTATAGCTACCGGTGATGATAAGTGTACAGAAGCTGTAAAACAGGCTATCACAAGTCCGTTACTAGAAACTACCATTGAAGGCGCTAGTCATGTAATTATCAATATTTCTGGTGACCTTAGTCTTATCGAAGCGAATGAAGCTGCAACATTTGTTCAGGAACTGGCCGGAGATTCAGCAAATATTATCTTTGGTGCGATGTATGATGAATCAGTCCCAGATCAGGCTGTCATTACTGTTATCGCAACAGGTCTTGAGGAAAAGGGGAGTAAGAATCAAGTAAAGACTCCAAGCTTTATGAGAAATGATGCACCAACTACAAATAAAGTAGGTATTGCATCAGGAACACTGCCTACATATAATAAGCCAGTGACTAATCCACAGATAAATACAAATACAAATACAAATACTAATACTAATAGTTATGTGAGACAACCACAACCAAACAATTATACTAATCAGAGTTTTGGACAAGTTAGTAATGCGCCTTCTGAGTCAGGTGGAATTAAGATACCTGAGTTTTTACAAAAAAATAGAAATAAATAA
- a CDS encoding cell division protein FtsQ/DivIB produces the protein MVRQLQRKVRRKRSPALIIKLAILLIILIAVIVLFMNFRLENVIVEGSTRYTEEEIKNRLITKKTDQITLFYYLRQRFSEPVSIPFVQKVVVSMENRNTIHVTVYEKMVVGCVEMMGSYLYFDMDGIVVESTKDKLEDIPQVTGLKFNKLVLHEKLEVQKEGLFETILNVTKLIKKNELPIDAMRFNSEYELTLTSDGIEVSLGRKEFYDEQLAALKNILEAAGDKKLKSIDMKNYSKNNKNIIGEKKE, from the coding sequence ATGGTAAGGCAACTACAAAGGAAGGTAAGAAGGAAGCGAAGTCCAGCATTAATTATAAAACTAGCGATACTTCTTATTATATTGATTGCGGTAATTGTCCTATTTATGAATTTTCGTTTAGAAAATGTTATCGTAGAAGGTTCTACAAGATATACAGAAGAGGAAATAAAAAACCGATTGATAACGAAAAAGACGGATCAAATTACCTTATTTTATTATCTTAGACAGCGTTTTAGTGAACCTGTTTCTATACCTTTTGTGCAAAAAGTAGTGGTTTCTATGGAGAATCGCAATACGATTCATGTCACTGTATATGAAAAGATGGTAGTAGGCTGTGTTGAAATGATGGGTAGCTACCTGTATTTTGATATGGATGGTATTGTTGTGGAAAGCACAAAAGATAAATTAGAAGATATTCCGCAAGTTACAGGGCTAAAATTTAATAAATTAGTATTACATGAAAAGCTTGAGGTTCAAAAAGAAGGTTTATTTGAGACTATCTTAAATGTTACGAAACTGATTAAGAAGAATGAATTACCAATTGATGCGATGAGATTCAATTCTGAGTATGAATTAACCTTAACCTCAGATGGTATTGAAGTCTCATTAGGACGAAAAGAATTTTATGATGAGCAACTAGCAGCTCTTAAAAATATACTGGAAGCTGCTGGAGATAAAAAACTAAAAAGTATTGATATGAAAAACTATAGCAAGAATAATAAGAATATAATTGGTGAAAAGAAAGAGTAA
- the murA gene encoding UDP-N-acetylglucosamine 1-carboxyvinyltransferase, whose amino-acid sequence MSSVVVSGLSSLYGEVSIQGSKNAVLPILAASLLHAGVTVLKDCPCISDVCDMLLVMEDMGCQVKWDNSTLIIDATNANPIPVTGETAKKTRASILFLGALLSRNKQAVISYPGGCTIGKRPIDIHINSLEKMGVVLEDEDNVLTCSVLRLRGTRIEFPSPSVGATENVLLAAVLAEGITEIVNAAREPEITALCEFLIQSGAKISGLGTSCLRIEGVDELHDTSYQVPPDRIVAGTYLTAVAAASGYAVIHGVIERDLAEVIYVLRKMGCVIDLRENKAFIKRSGVLQSPGIIITEPFPGFPTDMQSQFLSLMSVSYGESVIEERIFEARFNVVEELNRMGSLINIEEKRAIVQGLRKLKGTEVVAKDLRGGAALIIAGLTAEGITVIRNTEYVERGYVDICKDLRNLNANIRMLQV is encoded by the coding sequence ATGTCTTCCGTTGTAGTTTCAGGTTTGTCTTCTCTCTATGGAGAAGTTTCTATACAGGGTTCTAAAAATGCCGTTTTACCAATCCTAGCAGCCTCTCTTTTGCATGCAGGTGTTACTGTATTAAAGGATTGTCCATGTATCTCTGATGTTTGTGACATGCTCCTTGTTATGGAGGATATGGGATGTCAAGTGAAATGGGACAACAGCACTTTAATCATAGATGCTACGAATGCGAATCCGATTCCGGTCACAGGGGAAACTGCCAAGAAAACTCGCGCGTCCATTCTATTTTTAGGTGCGCTACTTAGCAGAAACAAACAAGCAGTAATCTCGTATCCGGGAGGATGTACCATTGGTAAAAGACCGATTGATATCCATATAAATTCACTCGAGAAGATGGGCGTAGTTTTAGAGGATGAAGATAATGTCCTCACTTGTAGTGTCTTAAGACTACGGGGTACAAGAATAGAGTTTCCATCACCAAGTGTTGGGGCTACTGAAAATGTTTTACTGGCAGCTGTTTTAGCTGAGGGAATTACGGAAATAGTGAATGCAGCAAGAGAGCCAGAAATTACTGCATTATGTGAGTTTCTAATTCAGTCTGGTGCCAAAATTTCTGGATTAGGTACGTCTTGTTTACGTATCGAAGGGGTAGATGAGTTACATGATACAAGCTATCAAGTTCCACCAGATCGCATTGTTGCAGGAACATATTTGACTGCAGTAGCTGCAGCGTCAGGGTATGCCGTGATTCATGGCGTAATTGAACGAGATTTGGCAGAAGTTATCTATGTGCTTCGAAAGATGGGATGTGTGATTGATCTTCGGGAAAATAAAGCATTTATTAAAAGGAGTGGCGTTTTACAATCACCAGGCATTATCATTACAGAGCCATTTCCAGGATTCCCAACCGATATGCAATCACAGTTTTTAAGTCTAATGTCAGTATCCTACGGTGAGAGTGTAATCGAGGAGCGTATATTTGAAGCTCGTTTCAATGTTGTTGAGGAATTAAATCGCATGGGATCCCTCATTAATATAGAAGAAAAAAGAGCAATTGTTCAGGGATTAAGAAAATTAAAGGGTACGGAAGTTGTTGCTAAAGATTTGCGTGGCGGTGCAGCATTAATCATTGCAGGATTAACAGCAGAAGGAATTACTGTGATTCGTAATACAGAGTACGTAGAACGAGGGTATGTTGATATCTGTAAGGACTTGCGAAACTTAAATGCAAATATTCGAATGTTACAAGTGTAA
- a CDS encoding FtsW/RodA/SpoVE family cell cycle protein, with product MEQGKRRRTKNYYDYSLLFLIIFLVCFGLVMIYSTSSYNAAKYYDDSTKFLRRQMLFAIAGIPIMIIVSKIDYRIYIKRLPIIKIRPITLLFFLCILLQTVVLIFGEATGGSQRWISLGGLGKFQPSELTKICVVLFTAYIVQLAPRRLDNFFGFVRVVAFVGPLLALVVVENFSTALIIAAIMVSICFVASRKKGYFVIAGILFIVAGSFLVFGVSYRGERVEVWRNVETHPKGYQILQGLYAIASGGLFGKGLGNSMQKLGFIPEAHNDMIFSVICEELGMFGAIAVIMLFLLLIWRLFTIAINAPDLYGGLIATGVLTHIAVQVLINVAVVTNSIPATGIPLPFISYGGSSLVVLLVEMGLVLSVSNKIEHER from the coding sequence ATGGAACAGGGCAAGAGGAGAAGGACGAAAAATTACTATGACTATAGTCTACTGTTTCTGATTATATTCTTAGTATGCTTCGGCTTAGTGATGATTTATAGTACCAGTTCGTACAATGCAGCGAAGTATTATGATGATTCCACGAAATTTTTACGTAGGCAAATGCTTTTTGCAATAGCTGGTATTCCTATAATGATTATCGTATCAAAGATAGATTACCGTATTTATATTAAGAGACTACCAATCATAAAAATACGACCGATAACGTTGCTGTTTTTCCTCTGTATTTTGTTGCAAACTGTAGTATTAATCTTCGGAGAAGCAACAGGTGGTTCTCAAAGATGGATTTCTCTCGGAGGTCTTGGAAAATTCCAACCCTCCGAGTTAACAAAGATATGTGTAGTATTATTTACTGCATACATAGTTCAGTTAGCGCCGAGGCGGCTTGACAACTTCTTCGGTTTCGTTCGAGTGGTAGCCTTTGTAGGTCCACTGCTTGCACTTGTAGTAGTAGAAAACTTTAGTACAGCATTAATTATTGCTGCTATCATGGTTTCAATCTGTTTTGTAGCCAGTAGAAAGAAAGGTTACTTTGTTATAGCTGGTATCTTATTTATTGTCGCTGGTTCGTTTTTGGTCTTCGGTGTTTCTTACCGAGGAGAACGTGTTGAAGTATGGCGTAATGTAGAAACTCATCCAAAAGGATATCAGATTTTACAAGGTTTATATGCGATAGCATCTGGCGGTTTATTTGGAAAAGGATTAGGAAATAGTATGCAAAAGTTAGGCTTCATACCAGAGGCGCACAATGATATGATATTTTCCGTAATCTGTGAAGAACTTGGTATGTTTGGAGCAATTGCAGTTATTATGCTATTTTTACTGTTGATATGGAGATTGTTTACGATTGCAATTAATGCACCTGATCTCTACGGTGGCTTAATAGCAACCGGTGTACTTACACATATTGCAGTCCAAGTATTAATCAATGTGGCGGTTGTTACAAATAGTATTCCGGCGACTGGTATCCCATTACCATTTATCAGTTATGGTGGTAGTTCTCTGGTAGTCTTATTGGTTGAGATGGGGCTTGTACTTAGCGTTTCAAATAAAATTGAACATGAACGTTGA
- the murD gene encoding UDP-N-acetylmuramoyl-L-alanine--D-glutamate ligase, with the protein MNFLGKKVLVVGAGKSGISAIELLSQEGAQTILYDANEEINKEEISKKLPIDYKGDIILGGLSSELKSELDVVVLSPGVPTDLDYVKELKSAEIPIIGEVELAYNFSKGKIAAITGTNGKTSTTTLVGEIMKTYYKSVFVVGNIGVPYTQMVKNTENDSVTVAEMSSFQLETIETFRPDVSAILNITPDHLNRHHTMEAYIEAKVNITKNQTKEDTCILNYEDSYLRTVSGRIPATILWFSSVRELERGLFLRENHIIYRDDEKECVVCDVNELQIIGKHNYENVMAAVGIAIALKVPMDFIREAVTKFRGVEHRIEYVTTKRGVKYYNDSKGTNPDASIQAIKAMQTKTLLIGGGYDKDSDYDDWIKAFDDKVTYLVLLGQTREKIANAAKRLGVKNIVLVDSLSEAVDFCAEHAGVGETVLLSPCCASWGMFKDYEERGMLFKEYVHALKDE; encoded by the coding sequence ATGAATTTCCTTGGTAAAAAAGTATTGGTTGTTGGTGCCGGAAAAAGTGGTATCTCTGCGATAGAATTACTATCACAGGAGGGGGCACAAACCATTCTTTATGACGCAAACGAAGAAATAAACAAAGAAGAAATTAGCAAGAAACTACCTATAGATTATAAAGGGGACATCATACTCGGAGGATTATCATCTGAACTAAAATCCGAACTTGATGTGGTTGTATTAAGTCCCGGGGTTCCAACAGATTTAGATTATGTGAAAGAACTTAAGAGTGCGGAGATACCAATCATTGGTGAAGTTGAACTCGCTTATAACTTTTCGAAGGGTAAGATAGCTGCCATTACAGGAACGAACGGTAAGACATCGACGACAACTTTAGTAGGTGAGATTATGAAAACCTATTATAAAAGTGTTTTCGTCGTTGGAAATATCGGGGTTCCATATACTCAGATGGTTAAAAATACAGAAAACGATTCTGTTACAGTTGCAGAAATGAGTAGTTTTCAATTAGAAACTATTGAAACTTTTAGACCAGACGTTTCTGCTATTTTAAATATCACGCCAGACCACTTAAATCGCCATCATACGATGGAAGCATATATTGAAGCCAAGGTAAATATAACAAAGAACCAAACAAAAGAAGATACCTGTATTTTGAATTATGAGGATTCCTATCTTCGAACTGTAAGTGGGAGAATTCCTGCTACGATTCTATGGTTTTCAAGTGTAAGAGAACTTGAGAGAGGATTGTTTCTTCGAGAGAATCATATTATTTACCGAGATGATGAGAAAGAATGCGTTGTGTGCGATGTGAATGAATTACAGATCATTGGCAAGCATAATTATGAAAATGTCATGGCAGCCGTGGGAATTGCAATTGCCTTAAAAGTTCCAATGGATTTTATTCGCGAAGCAGTTACAAAATTTAGGGGAGTGGAGCATCGTATCGAGTATGTAACTACGAAACGAGGAGTGAAATACTACAATGATTCGAAAGGAACAAACCCAGATGCATCCATTCAAGCAATCAAAGCAATGCAGACCAAAACTCTTTTAATTGGTGGCGGTTACGATAAGGATTCTGACTACGATGATTGGATTAAGGCATTTGATGATAAGGTGACCTATCTTGTATTACTTGGTCAAACAAGAGAGAAGATAGCAAATGCAGCAAAAAGACTAGGTGTTAAGAATATAGTCTTGGTTGACAGTCTAAGTGAGGCAGTTGATTTTTGCGCGGAACACGCAGGTGTAGGGGAAACTGTATTATTATCTCCATGTTGTGCAAGCTGGGGAATGTTTAAAGATTATGAAGAACGCGGTATGTTATTCAAGGAATATGTTCATGCGTTAAAAGATGAATAA
- a CDS encoding penicillin-binding transpeptidase domain-containing protein, with amino-acid sequence MQRYKSFNRKNITIIVIAVFFIACYLCGRLFYLMVAASENYAIKARQLHERERSIKAERGTIYDRNGTIIAANKPVSTISVIHNQIKDPEGVIKALSDALNLSEETVRKRVEKYSSIERIKSNVDKETADYIRNLSLDGVMVDEDYKRFYPYGSLASKVIGFTGSDNQGIIGLEVEYDSYLQGVNGTILTLTTAHGIEIDGAAENRIEPIPGNSIHLSLDVNIQKYAEQAATKVMEAKGANNVSLIVLNPQTGEIYAMANTPEFDLNNPYSLNEELKQKYEGVTLSSTEKTNILNNMWRNPCISDTYEPGSTFKIVTATAALEEKVVRLTDRFYCPGFKIVEDRRIRCHKAGGHGSEDFVQGIKNSCNPVFMEIGARVGATKFYEYFDRLGLSNKTGVDLPGEANSIKHKLDNVGAVELATMSFGQSFQITPLQLLTAASAIVNGGTLITPHFGVNIQNAEGTVIKELTFKTTENVISKETSETMKMLLEAVVADGTGKRAYIPGFRIGGKTATSEKLPRRSGKYISSFIGFAPANNPQVMAIVLIDEPEGIYYGGTIAAPVVAEVFDNILPYLGIEPAYSEKELEEYNIGKFEVPNFVGLTKAEVAKKLKDYSFDEVTYLGEGEIVKEQFPLEGDMIKMNSDLILYLE; translated from the coding sequence ATGCAACGGTATAAATCATTTAACCGAAAAAATATAACAATTATTGTTATCGCTGTGTTTTTTATCGCTTGCTATCTTTGCGGAAGATTATTTTATCTCATGGTAGCAGCTTCAGAAAATTATGCCATCAAGGCTAGGCAGTTACATGAAAGAGAACGAAGCATTAAAGCTGAGAGAGGAACAATATATGATAGAAATGGTACGATCATTGCTGCGAATAAGCCAGTAAGTACCATTTCCGTTATTCATAATCAGATTAAAGATCCGGAGGGTGTAATAAAAGCCTTATCCGATGCCTTGAACCTTTCAGAGGAAACTGTTCGAAAGAGGGTTGAGAAGTATTCCTCGATAGAACGAATCAAGTCGAACGTTGACAAAGAAACAGCCGACTACATACGTAATCTATCCCTTGATGGTGTTATGGTGGATGAAGATTACAAACGTTTTTATCCATATGGCTCGTTAGCTTCTAAGGTTATCGGGTTTACTGGAAGTGATAATCAGGGCATTATCGGCCTTGAGGTAGAGTATGATTCATACCTTCAAGGAGTTAATGGAACGATTCTCACCCTAACTACAGCACATGGAATTGAAATTGACGGTGCTGCTGAAAACCGCATCGAACCGATTCCGGGAAATAGTATTCATTTAAGTTTAGATGTAAATATACAAAAATATGCGGAACAAGCTGCTACAAAAGTAATGGAAGCAAAAGGCGCTAATAATGTTAGCTTAATTGTATTAAATCCGCAAACTGGTGAAATCTATGCAATGGCAAATACGCCAGAGTTTGATTTAAATAATCCATATAGTTTGAATGAAGAATTAAAACAAAAGTACGAGGGAGTGACGCTAAGTAGTACAGAAAAAACGAATATACTCAATAATATGTGGAGAAATCCATGTATCAGTGATACGTATGAGCCAGGTTCCACCTTTAAAATAGTTACAGCAACGGCAGCGCTGGAAGAAAAGGTTGTAAGATTAACAGACCGCTTCTATTGCCCGGGTTTTAAGATTGTAGAGGACAGAAGGATTCGCTGCCATAAGGCAGGCGGACACGGAAGTGAGGATTTCGTACAGGGTATTAAGAATTCCTGTAACCCAGTATTTATGGAAATCGGTGCAAGAGTTGGTGCGACGAAGTTTTATGAATATTTTGATCGCCTCGGGCTATCAAATAAAACTGGTGTTGACTTACCAGGAGAAGCAAACTCAATTAAACATAAGCTTGATAATGTAGGTGCGGTAGAATTAGCAACCATGTCATTTGGTCAGTCTTTTCAAATTACACCACTACAGCTACTTACCGCAGCAAGTGCAATTGTAAATGGTGGAACTTTAATAACACCTCACTTTGGAGTTAATATACAGAATGCAGAAGGCACTGTTATCAAAGAACTTACGTTCAAAACAACGGAGAATGTGATATCAAAAGAAACATCAGAAACTATGAAGATGTTACTGGAAGCTGTTGTTGCAGATGGAACAGGGAAAAGAGCATATATTCCAGGCTTTCGTATTGGAGGTAAAACAGCAACGTCTGAAAAACTTCCAAGAAGATCTGGAAAGTATATTTCCTCATTTATTGGATTTGCTCCTGCTAATAATCCACAGGTAATGGCAATTGTTTTGATTGACGAACCGGAAGGAATCTACTATGGCGGTACCATCGCAGCACCAGTTGTTGCAGAAGTTTTTGATAATATTCTACCGTATTTAGGTATAGAACCTGCTTATAGTGAAAAAGAGTTGGAAGAATATAATATCGGTAAATTTGAAGTACCGAATTTTGTAGGTCTAACAAAAGCAGAAGTGGCAAAAAAATTGAAAGATTATTCCTTTGATGAGGTTACTTACCTTGGGGAAGGTGAAATTGTGAAAGAGCAATTCCCACTAGAGGGGGATATGATCAAGATGAACAGCGACTTGATTTTATATTTGGAATAG